Within the Seriola aureovittata isolate HTS-2021-v1 ecotype China chromosome 24, ASM2101889v1, whole genome shotgun sequence genome, the region gtgtttgtttactgcttGAACTGTTTGCCTTTCGTATGAGAGAAGATTGTATATGGGCTTCTGTTGTGACATTAGTGTGCTTGGTATCTTGCACTGGCACAAACTTTGCTTCTCCATAGAGATTCTGAAGTGATTGTGCTGCAGCTCACTACAGCGTAGATATATCAAAGTTTGTGCCAGTGCTGCAGAGGCGAAAGCAGATAGAGATGAGGTgcgttttctttctttgaacaAACCATTAGGACACAATGACACAGTCCAACTTCTACTACTTTTCTATTGTTAGGcacaaacaaattattttttaagctTTAAGTAGTTGTGTCATGAAGTTGTTGCATTAGAGATGCACACATATATTCTTATTTGactaatttctttgttttggtttttctctccgtctgcaggcatgaggagggaggaggagatgatgagGCACAGAGAACAGGAGGACCTGAGACGCCAGCCAGATGGCTTCAAACCAAACTACCCGGACAATGTGAGTACGGCTGGAAGGCACACATGCTGTCAAACACACTGAGGCTCGCCCACTTACATTTTCACTTGcgatacacaaacacaacctttTGTCTCGGCTGGCCATCGAATCAGCAAACGTATTTCTCTTTAATTCATACTAAGAAATCAGAAGAAGAAAGTAGAAACACATCATGTCATATTCTAAACAAATTTGGGAAAGTGAAGAGGAAGTAAACCAACCATCTTTACACCTTTTTAGTTATTGTTTGGCTTTATTCTGAcaggtgcagtgagagagacaggaaagtcagtcaACTTGCATTGGAAAAGCATcaatttaaagctgcaggttTAATTTTACTGTGACTTTAGATGTGACTTTCTGAAACTCTCTCCCTGACCTCTTACTGCTCTCGACTCTCCGCCTAATCACACGTGACTTGACAGCACGTAACACAGTTCACACAACGAGAGACTTCGACGTCGGGTCGGTGTCTGTTGAATCCAGAACACAAGTCAAATGTGGATCTTGCAAACTCAATGTACATATCTGTCAACGGTGGGGGAGATAATTAGTGTGCGATGGCGGTGAAGGGATAGAGACAGAGATCCGAAGTGGATAATCTAATGAAAGAGGCCGTGGACACCCATCGTAGATGTAGAGAAACTAACGCTGTAAACCTCAGAACAGCTCCTTAtatgaggagacagagaggcttGGACCAATGAGTTAGCTGCTGCTTAGCATTACCAGTGAGTCACGCTGAAGCAAAAGCAAGTTACAGTATAATAAGAGAGTGGTTTTGAAACATTACAGCGAGGATATCACTGTGTCAAACATATAATCAAGCTCAGTGTTTCACCTCCGCTCTGAGTCAAAGATAAGAATCACATACCTGCAGTAATCACCATGTCACCAAGACTCAACATTAGATTTTTTCAAGAAGCTTCATCCACATATGACGGGACTTTTTTGATGTTCATCTGAAACTTTTCGTAAAACAAGAAGCAGAAGTAGTTTACAGGAAATGTGGTCTGAGATGGAGATTCCCCGGCGGCCTCCTGTCGGTTAATATGACGTAGTTGCATCGAATGAAAAGAAGCTGCGCGTCGAATCTGCAGTGCTCAGTTCGAGCGTCAGTGATGTGGCCCCCGTGTGTCCCGAGACCTGTCCGTCGGTCCAGTCCTTTCTCCTCCACGGACACGCGCAGCTGAAGACGGGGATGCAGACTCAGGACCGACACCTCTTCCTGTTCACCGACATCCCGGTCATCGCCAAAGCCAAGTAAAGCACGAGTTTAGGAACATTTTGGCTGCTGCTCGTGTCATTCACCGCTGAAGTAGGTTAATACCTGGGTCTAAGGTTAAAAttagagcgtgtgtgtgtgtgtgtgtgtgtgtgagatgtggaCGGCAGGCTGCACGGACGAGGTGTGTGAGGGAAGCACCAACCCCGACAGGAGCTTTGTCATTGGCTGGCCCACCTCCAACTGTGTTGCAACGTttaggtaacacacacacacacaggctgtaatTACATGTGATGTTCTTTGATGTTTCTacttcatgttcccctcagctccacagaacagaaagagagatggcTCTCCACCCTCAGAAGGTAAACTCTGCCTTCACACATCAGCATGAagtactgagtgtgtgtgtgtgtgtgtgtgtgtgtgtcaggacaAATCTcaccactttgtttttctctgcagtcggataaaagaagagaaagagaaggaggagccTAAGACCATCCCTCTGAGAGTGTATGGGAAGGGAATCAACACTTTTGCTGTTGtaagtttattttaatgtttatcctccatcttttgtgtgtgcgtgcgtgcgtgcgtgcgtgcgtgcgtgcgtgcgtgcggtGATACTTTCCCTGCAGTGTAAAGTGATGTCCTGTTGATGCTGTATGTGAATGTCTCCTCCCATTAGACCAAGACGCTTCCTGTCAGCAACTCAGACTCGACCAATGAGGTGATCCGACTGGCTCTGCGGCAGTTCGGCATCATAGTGAGTATCGAGACTCTTAGTGCTTAATCATATTTAATTGATAGAAAGTTAACCActtttgaaaacatgaaatctAAAGATGCAACTTGACACAGTgttgataattaaaaaacattagcTGCATGTTCTTTATGAGTCATCTTAGCACCAACCACCTGCCTTTCTATGAAATTGAAGAATGttgtaatataaatatagatatcaATATCTTACACCaaattattatcaataaaaaaaggaacaaagaagTCTGAGTGTTCAACTTCCGCTCTGAGTTGAGTTAAAATCAGGACTCGGGGCCGTAGCAGTGATTTGAAGACTGTAGCATTGAGATTGGCTCGtcactaatttatttgagggtaCGTTAGTccattttatttagattgaaactatatgtttttacaaagaagcaaaacgtaccggtgtattcctctcaaccgtaaagtaCCGCAGTCAGCGCGGCCGACCATATACGTGGTAATTCTTCCTCGATCTCCCAAAGCCGTCTGGTAACCTAGGGTGAATTccaaatggtaaatgctacggtttattataaatgtaatgtaatgtaatgaaaagaaatgagtgaTTAGTGCGTctagtgagaatgctacctgtggtatcgGATGTTCTCAGCTTCTGCGGGCACGGTTGCACAGTTTCCGCAGGGgcacctgtccaaaatatagagGAAAAATGGAAACGTTGACCAGAATATAAAGCTTATTAAATTCAAAAATTCACtcacagacagtggagctaaggtgggtaagaagtaagcttggctacatatcaaacatgtcacttattgcatataatgtggagcttgacaacagtgtagtgtagaaaactgcacagttcagtctttgactaaagataATGTTGCTGACAGACACGATTATGCTGATTGACAGCTTTTATTGTAATGCTCAAAATAAATGgactacataaaggaagatgtcacgatgagcatctctgctcaaaacacggataaaaatgaataaaatcaaaacgatttactttgtcagcatctattaaagtATCTTACTGGActtgacattgaacacctgtagcaaacattttcacagactgtaaaaagtatatctaaggaggcacaattcacaatagtgcttatttaccaaaagtgATGACGAGACAgtatattatgttgttgttgttgttgttgttgttgttgttgttgttgttgtttttttttgttaaaaatcagtgtttgtgtagttattggttgttttatttttggagcctctctgtgttttttcagaCATCCGGTGGAAGTTTAAGGGCActacattgtttgtttgtttgtttgtttacttactAAAACATCAATGTTttaaatagtgtgtgtgtgtgtgtgtgtgtgtgtgtgtgtgtgtgtgtgagagagagaggacttgAGGCCTCGTGACGCCGATAGGAAACGTCCAGTGGAGCGTGTGGAGAACACGGTGAGGACGGGAGCCGCAGGGAGAGATCCGCATAGACGGCGTCCTGACGTCAGAGATCGGCCTCCACGACCTGCGTCAGAGGATGTCCGTCATTCCCCAGGTAGAGATGACGCGTGggtatttaattttttgaacATGCTTGTTAGAATTGAGCAATGTTATTATCGAACAGGGGCTGAAGCTGCGATtgagtttgtgtatttatttctgtttggaCTCCTGCGTGTTTTTAACAGCTgcaatgaagtgaaaaaaataagcaGAAACCCGgtcagttttgtttcctgttagTGTTGGAAAACTCCCGAGTTTTGATGTTTCTTTAGACGGCAGTACTgtgttaaatgaaataaaacatggactGAGTGCACAATAGCTACATTCAAATGCTGAATAAAAGCGATGGGGATTGGAGGGGACAAAACCAAGCAAACATAGAAACTGACCATGAGGAGTCTGATTATTAAGAATGTGTATATTTATCATACTGTCTCACAATCAAGCAGTATGCATTATTTACACTATGTTTTTATGGCATtgtaataaggcaaaaaaatatgatattatagttagttagttagtaagtaagtaagtaagtaagtaagtaagtaagtaagtaagtaagtaagtaagtaagtaagtaagtaagtaagtaagtaagtaagtaagtaagtaagtaagtaagtaagtaagccGAAGAGCAGGAGAAGCCCCAC harbors:
- the LOC130165615 gene encoding rho GTPase-activating protein 20-like isoform X2, whose translation is MRLPCDGPATCPGRTPPLARKDKRRFFNCVRTVTVCRASFFRLSSVCWSQKRGMRREEEMMRHREQEDLRRQPDGFKPNYPDNMWTAGCTDEVCEGSTNPDRSFVIGWPTSNCVATFSSTEQKERWLSTLRSRIKEEKEKEEPKTIPLRVYGKGINTFAVTKTLPVSNSDSTNEVIRLALRQFGIIRGLEAS
- the LOC130165615 gene encoding uncharacterized protein LOC130165615 isoform X1 is translated as MRLPCDGPATCPGRTPPLARKDKRRFFNCVRTVTVCRASFFRLSSVCWSQKRGMRREEEMMRHREQEDLRRQPDGFKPNYPDNMWTAGCTDEVCEGSTNPDRSFVIGWPTSNCVATFSSTEQKERWLSTLRSRIKEEKEKEEPKTIPLRVYGKGINTFAVTKTLPVSNSDSTNEVIRLALRQFGIIREDLRPRDADRKRPVERVENTVRTGAAGRDPHRRRPDVRDRPPRPASEDVRHSPGVLVRWWC